The following coding sequences are from one Nicotiana tabacum cultivar K326 chromosome 1, ASM71507v2, whole genome shotgun sequence window:
- the LOC142162622 gene encoding uncharacterized protein LOC142162622, with the protein MKLPHEYESISVIDVVDEVEDAVELKMEEQCLGEALAAILVNFDGEDMDGYMESVNALEGLGSYTYTQAKLSLDLENRATPPAKPSIIEPPQLELKPLPLHLRYKFLGSNDTLPVIVSSLLNDMQVNQLLEVLKEHRKAIGWTISDIRGIPTGICEHIIQLESETKPSVEHQRRLNPSMQEVVKKEIIKWLDAGVVYPIADSSWDHFPMPFIDQMLDRLAGRSFYCFLDGYSGYNQINIALEDQEKTTFTCPYGTFAFSRMPFGLCNTPTTFQRCMMSIFSDMVEDILEVFMNDFSVVGDSFEHCLNNLRQVLKRCEETNLVLNWEKCHFMVDEGIVLGHKISKHGRSRSGKD; encoded by the exons ATGAAATTACCCCATGAGTATGAGAGCATTTCAGTGATAGATGTGGTTGATGAGGTTGAAGATGCCGTCGAATTGAAAATGGAAGAACAATGCCTTGGTGAGGCATTGGCGGCTATCTTGGTAAACTTTGATGGTGAGGACATGGATGGGTACATGGAGTCGGTAAATGCATTGGAGGGTCTTGGATCCTATACTTACACTCAGGCAAAGCTTTCTCTTGACTTGGAGAATAGGGCCACACCTCCCGCTAAGCCATCAATCATTGAGCCACCACAACTAGAGCTCAAGCCTCTCCCGCTACActtaaggtataaatttcttggctctaATGATACTTTACCCGTAATCGTTTCGTCTTTGCTAAATGATATGCAGGTAAACCAATTGTTGGAAGTCTTGAAAGAACATAGGAAAGCCATTGGATGGACCATTTCGGACATTCGTGGAATCCCCACGGGAATTTGTGAACATATAATCCAATTGGAGAGCGAAACAAAGCCAAGTGTGGAACATCAAAGGCGGTTGAACCCGTCAATGCAAGAGGTAGtaaagaaggagattatcaagtggttggatgccggggtagtTTACCCCATTGCCGACAGTTCGTGG GACCActtccctatgccttttattgatcaaatgcttgataggctAGCGGGGAGGTcattttattgtttccttgatggttactccggctacaatcaaatcaACATCGCtttggaagatcaagagaaaactacgTTCACTTGCCCGTATGGCACTTTTGCTTTTAgccggatgccatttggcttgtgCAATACTCCGACCACTTTCCAAAGGTGTATGATGTCCATCTTCTCCGACATGGTTGAGGACATTCTTGAAGTCTTCATGAATGATTTCTCGGTGGTTGGTGATTCATTTGAGCACTGTCTTAACAATCTTAGACAAGTGCTTAAGCGATGCGAAGAGACCAACCttgtgctaaattgggagaagtgtcacttcatggttgACGAAGGCATTGTGCTTGggcacaaaatttcaaagcatggtagaAGTCGCTCGGGAAAAGATTGA